One window from the genome of Calliopsis andreniformis isolate RMS-2024a chromosome 12, iyCalAndr_principal, whole genome shotgun sequence encodes:
- the Hip1 gene encoding huntingtin interacting protein 1 isoform X3, whose translation MTSVVPLTDKQLHQLCVSIGKAVNPTETPVKEKHVRSAIIGTYQEKSGMIFWMYMLRQPLQENQIVAWKFCHVLHKILREGHPKVIPDSQRYRGKLEDIGKLWQHLREGYGQLIQLYIRLLITKLDFHKRNPRIPGNLQVTAEELEAIGENDINVYFQMSVEMFDYMDDILNLQRAVTASLKNTPSNSMTVSGQCRLAPLIPCVLDASQLYDYCVRILFKLHSTLPADTLAGHRDRFSKQFQELKRFYNTVKQRQYFKHLITIPALPENPPNFLKQSELRTYVTPRVVLPEESLDGDVSGVDNLIDTSDTSSLPGDQLDSTRNGSISPDALAERESLIDHLQQENSRQRQELHRFLTDHQRIVGELQDRVTQLESNLVTKCNEIEQEKQINQDSLKQKAFMMVKVHETEQKHKVLEEKFQKLKDVYAKLREEHISLIRKKAEVDKQLGLLKMSQEQSQRRTTEAERRLDELIQGQAITEQEAQKAVEAQHDLDDLKQQLGVVKSENLALIAKNDFITSEKTALEGDLHDLLAQKEELDLKIEKLEVEAERCRNEMNVHADSMLCELLLNCIAEAEDIIQYSLNAIDNPAMSDLTCTPQYLERLEESTLKSLDGLDGAYTGYVCDTTNGKMLMKSAIHVAYVLGLYLIHAKSTSNTSIDIALGDKLTDECKQLGLLSLTMYSSMKEKSPTTVGQINEVKQQFKKICELAATLSNVQGNVAIVGSLVEQELLSMDKAIEEAANRIQDMLEKSRAADSGIKLEVNGKILDSCTELMKCIRMLVKKSRLLQAEIVEQGKNFTNVIINGLKDLYLQRRQLQWVLIFYWKLQIKLFPEMANLNN comes from the exons ATGACGAGTGTCGTTCCACTCACTGATAAACAACTCCACCAGTTG TGTGTCAGCATTGGGAAAGCTGTGAACCCTACGGAGACTCCCGTTAAAGAGAAACATGTGCGGA GCGCGATTATAGGTACATATCAAGAAAAAAGTGGGATGATCTTTTGGATGTACATGCTCCGGCAGCCTCTGCAAGAGAATCAAATCGTTGCGTGGAAGTTTTGTCATGTTCTGCATAAGATACTGCGAGAGGGTCATCCGAAAGTGATCCCAGATTCTCAGCGGTATCGCGGGAAGTTGGAAGATATTGGGAAATTATGGCAACACCTCCGAGAGGGATACGGCCAGTTGATTCAGTTGTACATACGATTGTTAATAACCAAATTAGATTTTCACAAACGAAATCCACGCATACCTGGCAACCTGCAAGTAACGGCTGAGGAATTGGAGGCTATTGGAGAGAACGATATTAACGTCTA CTTTCAAATGTCGGTTGAGATGTTTGATTACATGGACGACATTCTAAACCTACAACGTGCAG TTACCGCTTCTTTAAAGAACACACCATCAAATTCAATGACTGTTAGTGGACAGTGTCGACTGGCTCCATTGATCCCATGCGTGCTAGATGCATCGCAGCTCTACGATTACTGCGTAAGAATTCTTTTTAAGCTTCATAGCACGTTACCAGCGGACACCTTGGCGGGCCATCGTGACAGATTTTCGAAGCAGTTCCAAGAGTTGAAGAGATTCTATAATACCGTTAAGCAGAGACAGTATTTCAAGCACCTGATAACTATACCAGCGTTACCTGAG aATCCACCAAACTTTTTGAAACAGTCCGAGTTAAGGACTTATGTTACACCGAGGGTAGTACTACCAGAGGAATCTTTAGACGGCGATGTATCAGGTGTCGACAACCTAATCGATACTTCCGATACGAGCTCGTTGCCAGGCGATCAATTAGACTCTACGAGAAATGGATCTATTTCTCCTGATGCATTAGCAGAAAG agaAAGTCTTATCGATCATTTGCAGCAGGAAAATAGTCGTCAAAGGCAGGAGCTGCATCGTTTCCTCACTGATCATCAGCGAATTGTTGGAGAGCTTCAGGATCGCGTTACACAGCTTGAATCGAATTTGGTTACcaag TGCAACGAAATCGAGCAAGAAAAACAGATCAATCAGGATTCTCTTAAACAGAAAGCATTCATGATGGTGAAGGTTCATGAAACTGAGC aAAAGCATAAAGTTCTAGAAGAAAAGTTTCAGAAATTAAAGGATGTGTATGCAAAGTTAAGAGAAGAACATATCAGTTTAATTAGGAAG AAAGCAGAGGTAGACAAGCAACTTGGGTTATTAAAAATGTCACAAGAACAATCACAGCGTCGAACTACGGAGGCAGAACGTCGACTTGACGAGTTAATACAAGGACAGGCTATCACTGAACAAGAAGCGCAAAAAGCAGTAGAAGCGCAACATGATTTAGACGATTTGAAGCAACAGCTTGGCGTCGTGAAATCTGAAAATTTG GCTTTGATTGCCAAAAATGATTTTATAACTTCTGAAAAAACGGCTTTAGAAGGTGATCTACACGATTTATTAGCGCAAAAAGAGGAATTAGATTtaaagatcgaaaagttggaaGTAGAAGCTGAAAGATGCCGCAACGAAATGAATGTACATGCTGATAGTATGTTGTGTGAATTGTTGC TAAATTGTATCGCTGAAGCAGAAGATATCATACAGTATTCATTGAATGCAATCGATAATCCAGCTATGTCTGATCTAACTTGTACGCCTCAATATCTTGAGAGATTGGAAGAGTCAACTTTAAAATCGTTAGATGGTTTAGATGGTGCATACACTGGTTATGTATGTGATACAACGAATGGAAAAATGCTCATGAAAAGTGCAATACACGTTGCATACGTGCTGGGTCTTTATTTAATTCATGCAAAATCTACATCGAATACGTCCATCGATATTGCGTTGGGTGACA AACTGACTGACGAATGTAAACAGCTAGGCTTGTTGTCCCTAACAATGTATAGTTCAATGAAAGAAAAATCGCCGACGACAGTGGGCCAAATCAACGAAGTAAAACAGCAGTTTAAAAAGATATGCGAGCTTGCCGCTACATTGTCCAATGTTCAAGGCAATGTTGCAATTGTCGGAAGTTTAGTGGAGCAAGAACTTTTGAGTATGGATAAAGCAATAGAAGAAGCTGCTAATAGAATACAG GATATGTTGGAGAAATCTCGTGCAGCGGATTCAGGAATAAAATTAGAAGTAAATGGCAAAATTCTAGATTCGTGTACAGAATTAATGAAATGCATCAGAATGCTAGTTAAAAAGTCACGGTTGCTGCAAGCGGAAATCGTAGAACAAGGAAAG AATTTTACAAACGTAATCATCAATGGTCTGAAGGACTTATATCTGCAGCGAAGGCAGTTGCAATGGGTGCTAATCTTTTACT GGAAGCTGCAAATAAAGTTGTTTCCGGAAATGGCAAATTTGAACAATTAG
- the Rab2 gene encoding RAS oncogene family member Rab2: protein MSYAYLFKYIIIGDTGVGKSCLLLQFTDKRFQPVHDLTIGVEFGARMITIDCKQIKLQIWDTAGQEAFRSITRSYYRGAAGALLVYDITRRETFNHLTMWLEDARQHSNSNMVIMLIGNKSDLDNRREVRREEGEAFAREHGLVFMETSAKTATNVEEAFINTAKVIYERIQEGVFDINNEANGIKIGPQHSPTSPGGISSTGGQGNTQGGGCC, encoded by the exons ATGTCGTACGCGTATCTTTTCAAATACATCATTATCGGGGATACAG GGGTTGGCAAATCTTGTCTTCTCCTCCAATTTACGGATAAGAGATTCCAACCAGTTCATGATCTAACAATAGGTGTTGAGTTTGGAGCTCGTATGATTACAATTGATTGCAAGCAAATCAAACTTCAAATTTGGGatact GCAGGTCAAGAGGCATTCCGTTCGATTACACGGTCATATTATCGTGGAGCAGCAGGAGCTTTGTTAGTCTATGATATCACACGTAGGGAAACGTTTAATCATCTGACAATGTGGTTGGAAGATGCAAGGCAACATTCAAATTCTAACATGGTGATCATGTTAATTGGTAATAAGAGTGATTTGGATAATAGACGGGAAGTGAGGAGAGAGGAGGGTGAAGCTTTCGCAAGGGAACACGGGCTTGTTTTTATGGAAACCAGTGCAAAAacagcaaccaatgtggaagaagCATTTATCAATACAGCAAAAGTGATTTATGAAAGAATTCAAGAAGGTGTATTTGACATCAACAATGAG GCAAATGGCATTAAGATTGGACCACAGCATTCACCAACAAGTCCCGGTGGAATATCAAGTACTGGTGGGCAAGGGAACACGCAAGGTGGTGGGTGCTGCTAG
- the Hip1 gene encoding huntingtin interacting protein 1 isoform X1 yields the protein MTSVVPLTDKQLHQLCVSIGKAVNPTETPVKEKHVRSAIIGTYQEKSGMIFWMYMLRQPLQENQIVAWKFCHVLHKILREGHPKVIPDSQRYRGKLEDIGKLWQHLREGYGQLIQLYIRLLITKLDFHKRNPRIPGNLQVTAEELEAIGENDINVYFQMSVEMFDYMDDILNLQRAVTASLKNTPSNSMTVSGQCRLAPLIPCVLDASQLYDYCVRILFKLHSTLPADTLAGHRDRFSKQFQELKRFYNTVKQRQYFKHLITIPALPENPPNFLKQSELRTYVTPRVVLPEESLDGDVSGVDNLIDTSDTSSLPGDQLDSTRNGSISPDALAERESLIDHLQQENSRQRQELHRFLTDHQRIVGELQDRVTQLESNLVTKCNEIEQEKQINQDSLKQKAFMMVKVHETEQKHKVLEEKFQKLKDVYAKLREEHISLIRKKAEVDKQLGLLKMSQEQSQRRTTEAERRLDELIQGQAITEQEAQKAVEAQHDLDDLKQQLGVVKSENLALIAKNDFITSEKTALEGDLHDLLAQKEELDLKIEKLEVEAERCRNEMNVHADSMLCELLLNCIAEAEDIIQYSLNAIDNPAMSDLTCTPQYLERLEESTLKSLDGLDGAYTGYVCDTTNGKMLMKSAIHVAYVLGLYLIHAKSTSNTSIDIALGDKLTDECKQLGLLSLTMYSSMKEKSPTTVGQINEVKQQFKKICELAATLSNVQGNVAIVGSLVEQELLSMDKAIEEAANRIQDMLEKSRAADSGIKLEVNGKILDSCTELMKCIRMLVKKSRLLQAEIVEQGKGSASATEFYKRNHQWSEGLISAAKAVAMGANLLLEAANKVVSGNGKFEQLVVASQGIAASTAQLVVASRVKANRNSSNLAALSEASRDVTQATGSVVATAKNCSQLVEENDDLDVSGLTLHQAKRLEMEAQVRVLELEQALETERLRLAALRRYHYQLEGEKE from the exons ATGACGAGTGTCGTTCCACTCACTGATAAACAACTCCACCAGTTG TGTGTCAGCATTGGGAAAGCTGTGAACCCTACGGAGACTCCCGTTAAAGAGAAACATGTGCGGA GCGCGATTATAGGTACATATCAAGAAAAAAGTGGGATGATCTTTTGGATGTACATGCTCCGGCAGCCTCTGCAAGAGAATCAAATCGTTGCGTGGAAGTTTTGTCATGTTCTGCATAAGATACTGCGAGAGGGTCATCCGAAAGTGATCCCAGATTCTCAGCGGTATCGCGGGAAGTTGGAAGATATTGGGAAATTATGGCAACACCTCCGAGAGGGATACGGCCAGTTGATTCAGTTGTACATACGATTGTTAATAACCAAATTAGATTTTCACAAACGAAATCCACGCATACCTGGCAACCTGCAAGTAACGGCTGAGGAATTGGAGGCTATTGGAGAGAACGATATTAACGTCTA CTTTCAAATGTCGGTTGAGATGTTTGATTACATGGACGACATTCTAAACCTACAACGTGCAG TTACCGCTTCTTTAAAGAACACACCATCAAATTCAATGACTGTTAGTGGACAGTGTCGACTGGCTCCATTGATCCCATGCGTGCTAGATGCATCGCAGCTCTACGATTACTGCGTAAGAATTCTTTTTAAGCTTCATAGCACGTTACCAGCGGACACCTTGGCGGGCCATCGTGACAGATTTTCGAAGCAGTTCCAAGAGTTGAAGAGATTCTATAATACCGTTAAGCAGAGACAGTATTTCAAGCACCTGATAACTATACCAGCGTTACCTGAG aATCCACCAAACTTTTTGAAACAGTCCGAGTTAAGGACTTATGTTACACCGAGGGTAGTACTACCAGAGGAATCTTTAGACGGCGATGTATCAGGTGTCGACAACCTAATCGATACTTCCGATACGAGCTCGTTGCCAGGCGATCAATTAGACTCTACGAGAAATGGATCTATTTCTCCTGATGCATTAGCAGAAAG agaAAGTCTTATCGATCATTTGCAGCAGGAAAATAGTCGTCAAAGGCAGGAGCTGCATCGTTTCCTCACTGATCATCAGCGAATTGTTGGAGAGCTTCAGGATCGCGTTACACAGCTTGAATCGAATTTGGTTACcaag TGCAACGAAATCGAGCAAGAAAAACAGATCAATCAGGATTCTCTTAAACAGAAAGCATTCATGATGGTGAAGGTTCATGAAACTGAGC aAAAGCATAAAGTTCTAGAAGAAAAGTTTCAGAAATTAAAGGATGTGTATGCAAAGTTAAGAGAAGAACATATCAGTTTAATTAGGAAG AAAGCAGAGGTAGACAAGCAACTTGGGTTATTAAAAATGTCACAAGAACAATCACAGCGTCGAACTACGGAGGCAGAACGTCGACTTGACGAGTTAATACAAGGACAGGCTATCACTGAACAAGAAGCGCAAAAAGCAGTAGAAGCGCAACATGATTTAGACGATTTGAAGCAACAGCTTGGCGTCGTGAAATCTGAAAATTTG GCTTTGATTGCCAAAAATGATTTTATAACTTCTGAAAAAACGGCTTTAGAAGGTGATCTACACGATTTATTAGCGCAAAAAGAGGAATTAGATTtaaagatcgaaaagttggaaGTAGAAGCTGAAAGATGCCGCAACGAAATGAATGTACATGCTGATAGTATGTTGTGTGAATTGTTGC TAAATTGTATCGCTGAAGCAGAAGATATCATACAGTATTCATTGAATGCAATCGATAATCCAGCTATGTCTGATCTAACTTGTACGCCTCAATATCTTGAGAGATTGGAAGAGTCAACTTTAAAATCGTTAGATGGTTTAGATGGTGCATACACTGGTTATGTATGTGATACAACGAATGGAAAAATGCTCATGAAAAGTGCAATACACGTTGCATACGTGCTGGGTCTTTATTTAATTCATGCAAAATCTACATCGAATACGTCCATCGATATTGCGTTGGGTGACA AACTGACTGACGAATGTAAACAGCTAGGCTTGTTGTCCCTAACAATGTATAGTTCAATGAAAGAAAAATCGCCGACGACAGTGGGCCAAATCAACGAAGTAAAACAGCAGTTTAAAAAGATATGCGAGCTTGCCGCTACATTGTCCAATGTTCAAGGCAATGTTGCAATTGTCGGAAGTTTAGTGGAGCAAGAACTTTTGAGTATGGATAAAGCAATAGAAGAAGCTGCTAATAGAATACAG GATATGTTGGAGAAATCTCGTGCAGCGGATTCAGGAATAAAATTAGAAGTAAATGGCAAAATTCTAGATTCGTGTACAGAATTAATGAAATGCATCAGAATGCTAGTTAAAAAGTCACGGTTGCTGCAAGCGGAAATCGTAGAACAAGGAAAG GGCTCAGCCTCTGCAACAGAATTTTACAAACGTAATCATCAATGGTCTGAAGGACTTATATCTGCAGCGAAGGCAGTTGCAATGGGTGCTAATCTTTTACT GGAAGCTGCAAATAAAGTTGTTTCCGGAAATGGCAAATTTGAACAATTAGTAGTTGCATCGCAAGGAATCGCTGCGTCCACTGCACAGTTGGTAGTCGCGAGCAGAGTGAAAGCTAACAGAAATAGCAGTAACTTGGCTGCACTCTCCGAGGCATCGAGAGATGTAACACAAGCAACTGGAAGCGTTGTTGCAACTGCGAAAAATTGTAGTCAACTTGTCGAAGAAAATG ACGATTTAGACGTTTCTGGATTAACTCTGCATCAAGCTAAACGATTAGAAATGGAAGCTCAAGTACGTGTATTGGAATTGGAGCAGGCATTAGAGACTGAAAGATTACGCTTAGCTGCTTTACGTCGTTACCACTATCAACTCGAAGGTGAAAAAGAGTGA
- the Hip1 gene encoding huntingtin interacting protein 1 isoform X2: MTSVVPLTDKQLHQLCVSIGKAVNPTETPVKEKHVRSAIIGTYQEKSGMIFWMYMLRQPLQENQIVAWKFCHVLHKILREGHPKVIPDSQRYRGKLEDIGKLWQHLREGYGQLIQLYIRLLITKLDFHKRNPRIPGNLQVTAEELEAIGENDINVYFQMSVEMFDYMDDILNLQRAVTASLKNTPSNSMTVSGQCRLAPLIPCVLDASQLYDYCVRILFKLHSTLPADTLAGHRDRFSKQFQELKRFYNTVKQRQYFKHLITIPALPENPPNFLKQSELRTYVTPRVVLPEESLDGDVSGVDNLIDTSDTSSLPGDQLDSTRNGSISPDALAERESLIDHLQQENSRQRQELHRFLTDHQRIVGELQDRVTQLESNLVTKCNEIEQEKQINQDSLKQKAFMMVKVHETEQKHKVLEEKFQKLKDVYAKLREEHISLIRKKAEVDKQLGLLKMSQEQSQRRTTEAERRLDELIQGQAITEQEAQKAVEAQHDLDDLKQQLGVVKSENLALIAKNDFITSEKTALEGDLHDLLAQKEELDLKIEKLEVEAERCRNEMNVHADSMLCELLLNCIAEAEDIIQYSLNAIDNPAMSDLTCTPQYLERLEESTLKSLDGLDGAYTGYVCDTTNGKMLMKSAIHVAYVLGLYLIHAKSTSNTSIDIALGDKLTDECKQLGLLSLTMYSSMKEKSPTTVGQINEVKQQFKKICELAATLSNVQGNVAIVGSLVEQELLSMDKAIEEAANRIQDMLEKSRAADSGIKLEVNGKILDSCTELMKCIRMLVKKSRLLQAEIVEQGKGSASATEFYKRNHQWSEGLISAAKAVAMGANLLLEAANKVVSGNGKFEQLVVASQGIAASTAQLVVASRVKANRNSSNLAALSEASRDVTQATGSVVATAKNCSQLVEENDDLDVSGLTLHQAKRLEMEAQVRVLELEQALETERLRLAALRRYHYQLEEF, translated from the exons ATGACGAGTGTCGTTCCACTCACTGATAAACAACTCCACCAGTTG TGTGTCAGCATTGGGAAAGCTGTGAACCCTACGGAGACTCCCGTTAAAGAGAAACATGTGCGGA GCGCGATTATAGGTACATATCAAGAAAAAAGTGGGATGATCTTTTGGATGTACATGCTCCGGCAGCCTCTGCAAGAGAATCAAATCGTTGCGTGGAAGTTTTGTCATGTTCTGCATAAGATACTGCGAGAGGGTCATCCGAAAGTGATCCCAGATTCTCAGCGGTATCGCGGGAAGTTGGAAGATATTGGGAAATTATGGCAACACCTCCGAGAGGGATACGGCCAGTTGATTCAGTTGTACATACGATTGTTAATAACCAAATTAGATTTTCACAAACGAAATCCACGCATACCTGGCAACCTGCAAGTAACGGCTGAGGAATTGGAGGCTATTGGAGAGAACGATATTAACGTCTA CTTTCAAATGTCGGTTGAGATGTTTGATTACATGGACGACATTCTAAACCTACAACGTGCAG TTACCGCTTCTTTAAAGAACACACCATCAAATTCAATGACTGTTAGTGGACAGTGTCGACTGGCTCCATTGATCCCATGCGTGCTAGATGCATCGCAGCTCTACGATTACTGCGTAAGAATTCTTTTTAAGCTTCATAGCACGTTACCAGCGGACACCTTGGCGGGCCATCGTGACAGATTTTCGAAGCAGTTCCAAGAGTTGAAGAGATTCTATAATACCGTTAAGCAGAGACAGTATTTCAAGCACCTGATAACTATACCAGCGTTACCTGAG aATCCACCAAACTTTTTGAAACAGTCCGAGTTAAGGACTTATGTTACACCGAGGGTAGTACTACCAGAGGAATCTTTAGACGGCGATGTATCAGGTGTCGACAACCTAATCGATACTTCCGATACGAGCTCGTTGCCAGGCGATCAATTAGACTCTACGAGAAATGGATCTATTTCTCCTGATGCATTAGCAGAAAG agaAAGTCTTATCGATCATTTGCAGCAGGAAAATAGTCGTCAAAGGCAGGAGCTGCATCGTTTCCTCACTGATCATCAGCGAATTGTTGGAGAGCTTCAGGATCGCGTTACACAGCTTGAATCGAATTTGGTTACcaag TGCAACGAAATCGAGCAAGAAAAACAGATCAATCAGGATTCTCTTAAACAGAAAGCATTCATGATGGTGAAGGTTCATGAAACTGAGC aAAAGCATAAAGTTCTAGAAGAAAAGTTTCAGAAATTAAAGGATGTGTATGCAAAGTTAAGAGAAGAACATATCAGTTTAATTAGGAAG AAAGCAGAGGTAGACAAGCAACTTGGGTTATTAAAAATGTCACAAGAACAATCACAGCGTCGAACTACGGAGGCAGAACGTCGACTTGACGAGTTAATACAAGGACAGGCTATCACTGAACAAGAAGCGCAAAAAGCAGTAGAAGCGCAACATGATTTAGACGATTTGAAGCAACAGCTTGGCGTCGTGAAATCTGAAAATTTG GCTTTGATTGCCAAAAATGATTTTATAACTTCTGAAAAAACGGCTTTAGAAGGTGATCTACACGATTTATTAGCGCAAAAAGAGGAATTAGATTtaaagatcgaaaagttggaaGTAGAAGCTGAAAGATGCCGCAACGAAATGAATGTACATGCTGATAGTATGTTGTGTGAATTGTTGC TAAATTGTATCGCTGAAGCAGAAGATATCATACAGTATTCATTGAATGCAATCGATAATCCAGCTATGTCTGATCTAACTTGTACGCCTCAATATCTTGAGAGATTGGAAGAGTCAACTTTAAAATCGTTAGATGGTTTAGATGGTGCATACACTGGTTATGTATGTGATACAACGAATGGAAAAATGCTCATGAAAAGTGCAATACACGTTGCATACGTGCTGGGTCTTTATTTAATTCATGCAAAATCTACATCGAATACGTCCATCGATATTGCGTTGGGTGACA AACTGACTGACGAATGTAAACAGCTAGGCTTGTTGTCCCTAACAATGTATAGTTCAATGAAAGAAAAATCGCCGACGACAGTGGGCCAAATCAACGAAGTAAAACAGCAGTTTAAAAAGATATGCGAGCTTGCCGCTACATTGTCCAATGTTCAAGGCAATGTTGCAATTGTCGGAAGTTTAGTGGAGCAAGAACTTTTGAGTATGGATAAAGCAATAGAAGAAGCTGCTAATAGAATACAG GATATGTTGGAGAAATCTCGTGCAGCGGATTCAGGAATAAAATTAGAAGTAAATGGCAAAATTCTAGATTCGTGTACAGAATTAATGAAATGCATCAGAATGCTAGTTAAAAAGTCACGGTTGCTGCAAGCGGAAATCGTAGAACAAGGAAAG GGCTCAGCCTCTGCAACAGAATTTTACAAACGTAATCATCAATGGTCTGAAGGACTTATATCTGCAGCGAAGGCAGTTGCAATGGGTGCTAATCTTTTACT GGAAGCTGCAAATAAAGTTGTTTCCGGAAATGGCAAATTTGAACAATTAGTAGTTGCATCGCAAGGAATCGCTGCGTCCACTGCACAGTTGGTAGTCGCGAGCAGAGTGAAAGCTAACAGAAATAGCAGTAACTTGGCTGCACTCTCCGAGGCATCGAGAGATGTAACACAAGCAACTGGAAGCGTTGTTGCAACTGCGAAAAATTGTAGTCAACTTGTCGAAGAAAATG ACGATTTAGACGTTTCTGGATTAACTCTGCATCAAGCTAAACGATTAGAAATGGAAGCTCAAGTACGTGTATTGGAATTGGAGCAGGCATTAGAGACTGAAAGATTACGCTTAGCTGCTTTACGTCGTTACCACTATCAACTCGAAG AATTTTAG